One genomic segment of Candidatus Desulfarcum epimagneticum includes these proteins:
- a CDS encoding conserved hypothetical protein (Evidence 4 : Unknown function but conserved in other organisms), whose protein sequence is MPRTARMLNKGEKTVYHVISRTALDGFPFQDVEKEALVKIIKKFRRIYFVDIMGFCVMGNHFHLLVKMRPGHDFTDEQIRERFVNFYGNEREFREGDIERFREKWSNLSEFIKEIKQTFSRFYNKLHNRKGTLWAERFKSVIVEDGNTLINCLAYIDLNPVRAGIVDRPEAYRWSSLGHHIQAGNEGGFLSTDFGLVEFNVMNEGERVRRYRRYVYETGALSPSGKEFAGTIDPGVVKKERNAGFNLTRTRRFAYRTRYFTDSGIIGSKAFVRTHYQRFKDRFESKREKKPKSIQGLDGIYSLKRLSESV, encoded by the coding sequence ATGCCAAGAACAGCCAGAATGCTCAACAAGGGCGAAAAAACCGTCTATCATGTGATTTCCCGAACCGCTCTGGACGGTTTCCCCTTTCAGGACGTGGAAAAAGAGGCCCTGGTCAAAATCATCAAAAAATTCAGACGCATCTATTTCGTTGATATCATGGGCTTTTGCGTCATGGGCAACCATTTCCACCTACTGGTGAAAATGCGCCCGGGCCATGATTTCACGGACGAACAAATCCGGGAGCGGTTTGTGAACTTCTACGGAAACGAACGGGAATTCAGGGAAGGCGACATTGAGCGTTTCCGGGAGAAATGGTCGAATCTCTCGGAATTCATCAAAGAAATCAAGCAGACCTTCTCACGGTTTTACAACAAACTTCACAACCGAAAAGGAACGCTGTGGGCCGAGCGTTTTAAAAGCGTGATCGTGGAGGATGGGAACACACTCATCAACTGCCTGGCCTATATTGACTTAAATCCTGTCCGGGCCGGTATCGTGGATCGCCCGGAGGCGTATCGCTGGAGTTCCCTGGGCCATCACATTCAGGCCGGAAATGAGGGTGGTTTTTTGTCCACGGACTTCGGCCTGGTGGAATTCAACGTGATGAACGAGGGCGAAAGAGTCAGGCGATACCGGCGATATGTGTATGAGACCGGCGCCTTGAGCCCCTCGGGAAAAGAGTTTGCGGGAACCATTGATCCCGGCGTTGTGAAAAAGGAACGAAACGCCGGATTTAACCTGACCCGAACCCGAAGGTTCGCATATCGGACACGCTATTTCACCGATTCGGGAATCATCGGCTCCAAAGCGTTTGTCAGGACGCATTACCAGAGGTTCAAAGACCGTTTTGAGTCCAAACGCGAAAAGAAGCCCAAATCCATCCAAGGGCTTGATGGAATTTATTCGTTGAAACGGCTGTCTGAATCTGTGTGA
- a CDS encoding conserved hypothetical protein (Evidence 4 : Unknown function but conserved in other organisms): MIVMDTHIWVWWIHNDDRLTAGIRERIQANEDQGLGVSVISCWEVAKLVEINRLALHCPIDEWMETALIYPGIQLLELTPEISIESTRLPGEFHRDPADQIIVATARIHESPLLTVDNKILKYSHVRLLE; encoded by the coding sequence GTGATTGTAATGGATACGCATATCTGGGTTTGGTGGATTCATAATGATGACAGATTAACCGCCGGAATCCGGGAGCGCATCCAGGCGAATGAAGATCAAGGACTGGGTGTCAGCGTCATTTCATGCTGGGAAGTCGCTAAACTTGTGGAGATAAACAGACTTGCCTTACACTGCCCGATTGACGAATGGATGGAAACGGCGCTGATTTATCCGGGGATTCAACTGCTTGAACTGACACCGGAAATATCGATTGAGTCTACCCGGCTTCCAGGTGAGTTTCACCGTGATCCGGCCGATCAAATCATTGTCGCCACTGCCCGCATTCATGAGTCTCCGTTGTTGACTGTTGATAATAAAATTTTAAAATACTCGCACGTGCGTTTGCTGGAATGA
- a CDS encoding hypothetical protein (Evidence 5 : Unknown function) has protein sequence MYTDFGLAEFKVLYEAGVIEAIPAIWV, from the coding sequence TTGTACACAGACTTCGGCCTTGCGGAATTCAAAGTATTATACGAAGCCGGGGTGATTGAAGCGATACCGGCGATATGGGTATGA
- a CDS encoding hypothetical protein (Evidence 5 : Unknown function) — MLMGRETTLRKIEPPDLWTLWAWHEQEDLYLFRRAGAFVSLDELSARFAELFRWKGDFIAEAADGEALALCSYQNIVWKNRSCDLAFQASPNAPSRYHASDAVSTLLDFLFQELDMARVSAFTPSSFQLHISVLSENGFKREGTLREHVFRDGVYEDVWTWGILKKEHERRKGHDPGMEGQLKAGQRS; from the coding sequence ATGCTCATGGGCCGGGAAACCACTCTGAGGAAAATCGAGCCGCCGGATTTATGGACCCTCTGGGCCTGGCATGAACAGGAGGACCTGTATCTGTTCAGGCGGGCCGGGGCGTTTGTGTCTTTGGATGAGCTGTCCGCGAGATTCGCGGAGCTGTTCAGGTGGAAGGGGGATTTCATCGCCGAGGCGGCGGACGGCGAGGCCCTCGCCCTGTGCTCGTATCAAAACATTGTCTGGAAAAACAGGTCCTGCGATCTGGCTTTTCAGGCGTCGCCAAACGCCCCCTCCCGTTACCATGCGTCGGACGCGGTCTCTACTCTTCTGGACTTTCTTTTCCAGGAGCTGGACATGGCCCGGGTGTCCGCCTTCACTCCCTCGTCTTTTCAACTCCACATATCCGTTCTTTCCGAAAACGGTTTCAAGCGCGAGGGGACCCTTCGGGAGCATGTGTTTCGAGACGGCGTTTACGAGGATGTGTGGACCTGGGGCATATTGAAAAAAGAGCATGAAAGGAGAAAAGGGCATGATCCGGGGATGGAGGGTCAACTTAAGGCCGGTCAGCGTTCATGA
- a CDS encoding conserved hypothetical protein (Evidence 4 : Unknown function but conserved in other organisms), translated as MKVYAYEHTMGKKGVLTLKKLPFNIGEKIEVIIIPRSKRNAEKKRYPFWGKPITYLNPADPVAEADWEVYK; from the coding sequence ATGAAAGTATACGCGTATGAGCATACAATGGGGAAAAAAGGTGTGTTAACTTTAAAAAAACTGCCATTTAATATCGGTGAAAAAATCGAGGTGATCATAATTCCTCGTTCTAAACGCAATGCTGAAAAAAAACGATACCCATTCTGGGGGAAACCCATTACATATCTCAACCCGGCTGATCCGGTGGCGGAAGCAGATTGGGAGGTTTACAAGTGA